In the Nicotiana tabacum cultivar K326 chromosome 16, ASM71507v2, whole genome shotgun sequence genome, one interval contains:
- the LOC107780265 gene encoding uncharacterized protein LOC107780265 codes for MTIQKVITLVFFLTLSSFCQGTINDQSQFFVVMKKSLTGNSLSNWDSEKPLCQYKGVGCDNQGNITKIDVSGWSLSGQFPNDVCTYLPRLQIVHLSHNNFQGGFPKSITNCSFLEELNMSATSLTGQIPDLSPLQSLKLLDLSNNQLTGDFPLSITNLTNLVLLNMNENRHFNPWQLPQDISRLTKLKWMILTACKLHGPIPVSIGNMTSLIDLELSGNRLVGKIPRELGQLKNLKLLELYYNQLEGQIPEELGNLTQLIDLDMSVNNLTGKVPESISRLPKLEVLQLYHNSLSGEFPAALANSTTLNILSLYDNLFTGEVPQNFGLSSALLALDLSENQFSGKLPPFLCNGGKLNYILLLQNMFSGELPEGYAKCESVVRFRVNYNLLEGRIPEELFTLPHVSIVDVSYNHFSGPIPKTIGSAKNLSELFMQSNRFSGLLPFEISGAINLVKLDLSNNLLYGPIPSGIGDLKSLNLLLLQGNKFNSSIPESLSSLKSLNYLDLSSNLLMGSIPESLGELLPNSMNLSNNLLSGPIPLLFIKGGVLESFSGNPGLCVPASLNSSDMNFQTCSHSYNHKKTYNIVWIIGASVGIVIVGVILFLKRWFGNKKTETEHDDHSMSSSFFSYDVKSFHRLSFDQREIFEAMVEKNIVGYGGSGAVYKIELSNGGVVAAKKLWSHKHKHSVSDDQLVLDKELKTEVETLGNIRHKNIVKLYCYFSSLDCSLLVYEYMPNGNLWHALHGGKFVLDWPIRHQIALGVAQGLAYLHHDLMPPIIHRDIKSTNILLDIDYQPKVADFGIAKVLQARGGKDSSTTVIAGTYGYLAPEYAYSSKATTKCDVYSFGVVLMELITGKKPVESEFGENKNIVYWVSTKVETKEGAFEVLDKNVSDSFKEDMIKVLRIAIRCTYSTPALRPTMNEVVQLLIEADPCKFNCCNMSNKKKSDTEQVINKPKSIYDL; via the exons ATGACTATTCAGAAAGTTATCACTCTTGTGTTTTTTCTTACCTTGTCCAGCTTTTGTCAAGGTACAATAAATGATCAATCTCAGTTCTTTGTTGTAATGAAGAAGTCTCTCACAGGGAATTCTTTGTCTAATTGGGATAGTGAAAAACCTCTTTGTCAATATAAAGGAGTTGGCTGTGATAATCAAGGGAATATTACAAAAATTGATGTTTCAGGTTGGTCTTTATCAGGCCAATTTCCTAATGATGTGTGCACTTATTTACCAAGATTACAAATTGTCCATCTTAGTCACAACAATTTCCAAGGTGGTTTTCCTAAAAGCATCACTAATTGTTCTTTTTTGGAAGAGTTGAATATGAGTGCAACATCACTTACAGGTCAAATTCCAGACTTGTCACCTTTGCAATCCCTGAAATTACTTGATCTTTCCAATAATCAATTAACAGGTGATTTTCCTTTGTCAATTACCAACCTCACCAACTTAGTCCTCCTCAACATGAACGAAAATCGCCATTTCAATCCATGGCAGTTACCACAGGATATTTCCAGGCTTACAAAACTCAAGTGGATGATCTTAACAGCCTGCAAATTGCATGGACCAATTCCAGTGTCCATAGGAAACATGACATCTCTTATTGATCTTGAATTAAGCGGAAATCGCCTAGTTGGTAAGATACCAAGAGAGTTAGGGCAGCTAAAGAATTTGAAACTCCTTGAACTTTATTACAACCAACTCGAAGGTCAAATACCCGAGGAGCTAGGAAATTTAACTCAGCTTATAGACTTGGATATGTCTGTTAACAATTTAACAGGCAAAGTACCCGAGTCTATAAGCCGCCTTCCTAAGCTAGAAGTTTTGCAGCTTTACCATAATTCTCTTTCAGGAGAATTTCCAGCAGCACTTGCGAATTCAACAACCTTAAACATCCTGTCCCTTTATGACAACCTCTTCACAGGAGAAGTCCCACAAAACTTTGGTCTTTCATCAGCTTTGTTAGCATTGGACTTGTCTGAAAATCAATTTTCAGGAAAGTTACCACCTTTTCTGTGTAATGGAGGTAAACTGAATTATATTCTTTTACTCCAAAACATGTTCTCAGGTGAACTGCCAGAAGGGTATGCGAAATGTGAGTCTGTTGTTCGCTTTCGAGTGAATTACAATCTGTTGGAGGGAAGAATACCAGAAGAACTTTTTACTCTTCCTCATGTTTCAATTGTTGATGTGAGTTATAACCATTTTAGTGGTCCAATTCCTAAAACAATAGGAAGTGCTAAGAATTTATCTGAACTTTTCATGCAAAGTAACAGGTTTTCAGgtttgcttccttttgaaataTCTGGAGCTATTAATCTTGTGAAGCTTGATCTTAGCAATAATCTCTTGTATGGTCCAATTCCTTCTGGTATTGGTGACTTAAAAAGCCTCAATTTGTTACTTTTACAAGGTAACAAATTCAATTCTTCTATTCCTGAGTCACTTTCTTCACTTAAATCTTTGAACTATCTTGATCTTTCAAGTAATCTTTTGATGGGGAGTATTCCTGAAAGCCTAGGTGAATTGTTACCAAATTCAATGAATTTGTCAAACAATTTACTTTCTGGTCCTATACCTCTCTTGTTTATAAAAGGAGGTGTTTTGGAAAGTTTTTCAGGGAATCCGGGACTTTGTGTACCGGCCTCTCTGAATTCATCAGACATGAATtttcaaacatgttcacatagtTATAACCATAAGAAGACGTACAACATTGTTTGGATTATTGGTGCATCAGTGGGAATTGTTATTGTTGGAGTTATCTTGTTTCTCAAACGATGGTTTGGTAACAAAAAAACGGAGACTGAACATGATGATCATTCGATGTCATCATCATTTTTTTCCTACGATGTTAAGAGTTTCCATCGATTAAGCTTTGATCAACGTGAGATTTTTGAAGCTATGGTTGAGAAAAACATTGTTGGATATGGAGGATCAGGAGCTGTGTATAAGATTGAGTTAAGTAATGGAGGAGTTGTTGCTGCAAAGAAGCTGTGGAGTCACAAACATAAGCATTCTGTTTCTGATGATCAATTGGTTTTGGACAAAGAACTTAAGACAGAAGTTGAGACTCTTGGTAATATAAGGCACAAGAACATTGTGAAGTTATACTGCTATTTCTCAAGTTTGGACTGCAGTTTGTTGGTTTATGAATACATGCCTAATGGAAATCTTTGGCATGCTCTTCACGGGGGGAAATTCGTATTAGATTGGCCTATTCGACATCAGATTGCACTCGGTGTAGCACAGGGTTTAGCCTATCTTCATCATGATCTTATGCCACCAATTATTCACagagatatcaaatctaccaacATTCTCCTTGACATTGATTACCAGCCCAAAGTTGCTGATTTTGGCATAGCCAAAGTTTTGCAAGCCAGAGGAGGGAAAGATTCTAGTACCACAGTTATTGCTGGAACTTATGGTTACTTAGCTCCAG AATATGCATATTCTTCAAAGGCAACTACAAAGTGTGATGTTTATAGTTTTGGAGTTGTTCTAATGGAGCTGATCACTGGAAAAAAGCCGGTGGAATCCGAATTTGGAGAGAACAAGAACATTGTTTATTGGGTTTCAACAAAAGTGGAAACTAAAGAAGGAGCATTTGAAGTCTTAGATAAAAATGTCTCAGATTCATTCAAGGAAGACATGATTAAGGTACTTCGTATAGCTATACGTTGTACGTATAGTACACCGGCTCTACGCCCGACTATGAATGAAGTTGTTCAGCTCCTAATTGAGGCAGATCCATGCAAATTCAATTGTTGCAACATGTCAAATAAAAAGAAGAGTGACACAGAACAAGTTATCAATAAGCCAAAGAGCATATATGATTTGTAA